A genome region from Nitrosopumilus oxyclinae includes the following:
- a CDS encoding acyl-CoA carboxylase subunit beta: MHSEKIEEYSKKNNAASQGGGQDRIKAQHDKGKLTARERINLLLDEGTFTEIDPLTTHHYHEYDMQKKKFFTDGVVGGYGNVHGRQIFVFAYDFTVLGGTLSQMGAKKICKLMDHAVQTGCPIIGIMDSGGARIQEGIMSLDGFADIFYHNQLASGVIPQITASIGPSAGGSVYSPAMTDFVIMVEKVGTMFVTGPDVVKTVLGEEISFDDLGGAMTHGSKSGVAHFVAQNEYECMDYIKKLISYLPQNNTEAPPKIETDDDPNRMDHNLINIIPENPLQPYDMKEIINSIVDNHEFFEVHELFAANIVVGFGRMNGKTVGIVANQPIVLAGALDIDSSNKAARFIRFCDSFNVPIITLVDTPGYMPGSNQEHNGIIRHGSKLLYAYCEATVPRITLVIGKAYGGAYIAMGSKNLRTDINYAWPTARCAVLGGEAAVKIMYRKDLSEAEDAEALKKQLIDEFAEKFENPYVAASHGTVDNVIDPAETRPMLIKALEMLENKRVKQLPRKHGNINL; encoded by the coding sequence GTGCATTCTGAAAAGATTGAAGAATACTCTAAAAAGAATAATGCAGCATCACAAGGCGGAGGCCAAGATCGAATCAAGGCTCAACATGACAAGGGCAAATTAACTGCTCGTGAAAGAATTAATCTCTTACTTGATGAAGGTACTTTTACTGAAATTGATCCATTAACCACACATCATTATCACGAATATGATATGCAGAAAAAGAAATTCTTCACTGATGGTGTTGTTGGAGGTTATGGAAATGTACATGGAAGACAAATCTTTGTTTTTGCATATGATTTCACTGTACTTGGTGGAACACTTAGTCAGATGGGAGCTAAAAAAATCTGTAAACTAATGGATCATGCTGTTCAAACAGGTTGTCCAATAATTGGTATTATGGATTCTGGTGGAGCCAGAATTCAAGAAGGAATAATGAGTCTTGATGGATTTGCAGATATCTTTTATCATAATCAACTAGCTTCAGGAGTAATTCCACAAATTACTGCAAGTATTGGTCCATCTGCAGGTGGTTCTGTATATTCTCCAGCAATGACTGACTTTGTAATTATGGTTGAAAAAGTAGGAACAATGTTTGTTACAGGTCCAGATGTTGTCAAGACTGTATTAGGTGAGGAAATTTCATTTGATGATCTTGGCGGTGCAATGACTCATGGTTCAAAAAGTGGTGTTGCACATTTTGTAGCACAAAATGAATACGAGTGCATGGATTATATCAAAAAACTAATTTCATATTTACCTCAAAATAATACTGAAGCACCACCAAAAATTGAAACAGATGATGATCCAAATAGAATGGATCATAATTTGATCAATATCATTCCGGAAAATCCTTTACAACCATATGATATGAAAGAAATCATTAACTCGATTGTTGACAATCATGAGTTCTTTGAAGTACATGAATTATTTGCTGCAAATATTGTAGTTGGTTTTGGACGAATGAATGGTAAGACTGTTGGTATTGTTGCAAATCAACCTATTGTTCTTGCAGGTGCACTTGACATTGATTCATCAAATAAAGCAGCACGTTTCATTCGATTTTGTGATTCCTTCAATGTTCCAATCATTACTTTAGTGGACACTCCTGGATACATGCCAGGTTCTAATCAAGAACATAATGGTATCATCCGACATGGTAGCAAGTTACTTTATGCATACTGTGAAGCAACTGTTCCAAGAATTACTTTAGTTATTGGAAAGGCATATGGTGGTGCATACATTGCAATGGGAAGTAAAAATCTTAGAACTGACATTAATTATGCATGGCCTACTGCTAGATGCGCTGTTTTGGGTGGAGAGGCTGCTGTAAAAATAATGTATAGAAAAGATCTTTCTGAGGCTGAAGATGCTGAGGCACTAAAAAAACAATTAATTGATGAATTTGCAGAAAAATTTGAAAATCCATATGTTGCAGCATCTCATGGAACTGTAGATAATGTAATTGATCCTGCTGAAACAAGGCCTATGTTGATTAAAGCACTTGAAATGTTAGAAAATAAAAGAGTAAAACAATTACCAAGAAAACATGGGAATATTAATTTGTGA
- a CDS encoding FAD-binding oxidoreductase, translating into MVTEMKAKVVYRELLKEDLVIIRLVPEKGMPEYKTGQFLTIGLPIPAEKKVVRRAYSIASHAENRDYFEFVIRWVRKPLPGRVTTELFYLSVGDEVSLGDPTGAALQISDKLPNGQKDNRRIICVGGGTGLAPFIAFAKHFHDTNDKREVVILHGASYVDELSYKRLLTDLELESEKKGRDKWNFRYRAAISRPKEFFNRSWNGHVGRVESFFKPDKKSGLSPVEEMVGEELTPDNTIIYICGYQGTIDGVIEHLGPKGFVTEHEKKPDGSFGIKFESYG; encoded by the coding sequence ATGGTAACTGAGATGAAAGCAAAAGTCGTCTATAGGGAGTTACTTAAAGAAGATCTGGTAATTATCAGATTAGTTCCAGAAAAAGGAATGCCAGAATACAAGACAGGTCAATTTTTGACGATAGGTCTTCCAATTCCTGCAGAAAAAAAAGTTGTCAGAAGAGCATATTCTATTGCATCACATGCAGAAAATAGAGATTATTTTGAATTTGTAATTAGATGGGTAAGAAAACCACTTCCAGGTCGTGTAACTACTGAATTATTTTATCTAAGTGTTGGTGATGAAGTATCTCTCGGAGATCCAACTGGAGCTGCATTGCAAATTAGTGACAAGTTACCTAACGGACAAAAAGATAACAGAAGAATAATTTGTGTAGGTGGAGGCACAGGTTTAGCACCATTCATTGCATTTGCAAAGCATTTTCACGATACCAATGATAAACGAGAAGTAGTTATTCTTCATGGGGCAAGTTATGTCGATGAGTTAAGCTACAAACGACTATTAACAGATTTAGAATTAGAAAGTGAGAAAAAAGGTAGGGATAAATGGAATTTTCGATATAGAGCAGCAATTAGTAGACCAAAAGAATTTTTCAATAGATCTTGGAATGGTCATGTAGGCAGAGTTGAATCATTCTTCAAGCCGGATAAAAAATCAGGATTATCACCTGTTGAAGAAATGGTAGGAGAAGAATTAACGCCAGATAATACCATCATCTACATTTGTGGGTATCAAGGAACAATTGATGGGGTAATTGAACACCTAGGTCCAAAAGGATTTGTTACTGAGCATGAAAAGAAACCAGATGGAAGCTTTGGTATCAAGTTCGAATCATACGGATAG
- a CDS encoding NADH-quinone oxidoreductase subunit C, which translates to MSTETENPPTDAKPEVKSPPPKPAPKKPEAAPVELPAFEKSISDKIVEKFGDKIEVGFVKEDRVRINVGKENVHDVAEFIRDALNYDHVESVSGVDYPQDNEIEVVYHIGSYTDSSLARQILVLATRAPRETNPIPGNDATRLPTLRDIFYSVEFHEREVFEMFGVFFEGHPDNRRLLLPEDWADLPPLRKDFAIKGR; encoded by the coding sequence ATGAGTACTGAAACAGAAAATCCTCCTACAGATGCTAAGCCTGAAGTTAAATCACCTCCACCAAAACCTGCACCAAAGAAACCCGAAGCAGCACCTGTAGAGTTACCAGCATTTGAAAAAAGTATTTCAGATAAAATAGTTGAAAAATTTGGAGATAAAATAGAAGTTGGATTTGTAAAAGAAGATAGAGTGAGAATTAATGTTGGAAAAGAAAATGTTCATGATGTTGCTGAATTCATTCGTGATGCTCTAAACTATGATCACGTTGAATCTGTTTCAGGCGTTGATTACCCTCAAGATAATGAAATTGAAGTAGTTTATCATATTGGCTCTTACACTGACTCTTCTTTAGCCAGACAAATTCTAGTCTTAGCTACTAGGGCTCCTAGAGAAACTAACCCAATCCCTGGAAATGATGCAACTCGTCTTCCAACTCTTAGAGATATATTTTACAGTGTAGAATTTCATGAAAGAGAAGTTTTTGAAATGTTTGGAGTTTTCTTTGAAGGACATCCTGATAATAGACGATTACTTTTGCCAGAAGATTGGGCAGACTTACCTCCACTTCGAAAGGACTTTGCAATAAAAGGTAGATAG
- a CDS encoding acetyl-CoA carboxylase biotin carboxyl carrier protein subunit: MDYKITDIEKSFEGKIVENLGNNDYVIKINDDEHKLKIINMNSSGIEFILDQKYHKAKYLEQSTNEMNIVVDNIPIVINRHTHFDEVVYKHSGGAGAGNEQLALKSQIPGKVVSIAIAEGDSVKKGDVVCTLESMKMQVSVKAHKDGVVKAIKVKEAATVAKGDVVAEIE; this comes from the coding sequence ATGGATTATAAAATTACAGACATTGAAAAATCATTTGAAGGAAAGATTGTTGAAAATCTTGGTAATAATGACTATGTGATTAAAATTAATGATGATGAACATAAATTAAAAATTATTAATATGAATTCATCTGGAATTGAATTCATTCTAGATCAAAAATATCACAAGGCCAAATATTTAGAACAATCAACTAACGAAATGAATATTGTTGTTGATAATATCCCAATTGTAATTAATCGACACACTCACTTTGATGAAGTAGTTTACAAACACTCTGGTGGTGCAGGTGCAGGTAATGAACAATTGGCTTTGAAGAGTCAAATTCCAGGCAAAGTTGTATCTATTGCAATTGCAGAAGGAGATTCTGTAAAGAAGGGAGATGTCGTTTGTACTTTAGAATCAATGAAAATGCAAGTTTCTGTCAAAGCACACAAAGATGGAGTTGTAAAAGCAATTAAAGTTAAAGAAGCTGCAACTGTTGCTAAAGGCGATGTTGTTGCAGAAATAGAATAG
- a CDS encoding acetyl-CoA carboxylase biotin carboxylase subunit codes for MIEKVLIANRGEIALRVIRTCKRLGIKTVAVYSDEDYDSLHVKQATEAYHIGEASPAKSYLNQEKILEVILSSGADAIHPGYGFLSENSDFATTCEKNNINFIGPSGKSMDLCGDKMQCKAAMLKAKVPTVPGSPGLVKDVEEALKIANDIDYPVMLKSVYGGGGRGIRIVTNDNELREGFETVTSESISAVGKSAIIVEKFLEKTRHIEYQMCRDKHGNAVHIFERECSIQRRNQKLIEQTPSPVVDQETRDRVGELVVKASEAVDYTNLGTAEFLRADNGEFYFIEINARLQVEHPISEMVSGLDFVKLQIDIANGEPLPFKQKDLKMNGYAIECRINAEDTFLDFAPSTGPVPDVTIPSGPSVRCDTYLYPGCTVSPFYDSLMAKLCTWGQTFDESRTRMLTALNDFYIQGVETSIPLYKTILNSEEYKKGDLSTDFLKRYGMIDKLTEDLKKEKVEKSEAAIAAAIVHSEFFKSRIQKNSSSSSNWKYKLD; via the coding sequence ATGATTGAAAAAGTACTTATCGCAAACAGAGGAGAAATAGCTTTACGTGTAATTAGAACATGTAAGAGACTGGGAATTAAGACTGTTGCAGTTTATTCTGATGAAGATTATGACTCTTTACATGTGAAACAAGCAACTGAGGCTTATCATATTGGAGAAGCATCTCCTGCAAAATCTTATCTCAATCAAGAAAAAATCCTTGAAGTTATTTTGTCTTCAGGAGCTGATGCAATTCATCCGGGATATGGATTTCTTTCTGAAAATTCTGATTTTGCAACTACTTGTGAAAAAAATAACATAAACTTTATTGGACCATCAGGAAAATCCATGGATCTTTGTGGTGATAAAATGCAATGCAAAGCTGCAATGCTTAAAGCCAAAGTACCAACAGTTCCTGGAAGTCCAGGACTTGTAAAAGATGTAGAAGAGGCATTGAAAATTGCAAATGATATTGATTATCCTGTAATGTTGAAATCAGTTTATGGTGGTGGAGGTCGTGGAATTAGAATTGTTACAAATGACAACGAATTACGTGAAGGTTTTGAAACTGTTACAAGTGAATCTATTTCTGCTGTAGGAAAATCTGCTATAATTGTTGAAAAATTCCTCGAAAAAACAAGACACATTGAATATCAAATGTGTAGAGACAAACATGGTAATGCTGTTCATATTTTTGAAAGAGAGTGTTCAATTCAGAGAAGAAACCAAAAACTAATTGAACAAACACCTTCTCCTGTAGTTGATCAAGAAACACGAGATAGAGTAGGTGAATTAGTTGTAAAAGCCTCAGAAGCAGTTGATTATACTAATTTAGGAACTGCTGAATTCTTAAGAGCAGATAATGGCGAATTTTACTTTATTGAAATTAATGCTAGGTTGCAAGTAGAACATCCTATTTCTGAGATGGTTTCTGGATTGGATTTTGTTAAACTTCAAATAGATATTGCAAATGGTGAACCACTACCATTCAAACAAAAAGATCTCAAAATGAATGGTTATGCAATTGAATGTAGAATTAATGCTGAAGACACATTCTTGGACTTTGCTCCTTCAACAGGACCAGTCCCAGATGTAACAATTCCATCTGGACCTAGTGTGAGATGTGATACTTATTTGTATCCTGGATGTACAGTATCTCCATTTTATGACTCTCTTATGGCTAAACTTTGTACATGGGGACAAACTTTTGATGAATCAAGAACTCGTATGCTTACGGCTCTAAATGATTTTTACATCCAAGGTGTAGAAACATCTATCCCTCTTTACAAGACAATTTTGAATTCAGAAGAATACAAAAAAGGTGATCTATCTACTGACTTTTTGAAACGTTATGGTATGATTGATAAATTAACTGAAGATCTAAAGAAAGAAAAAGTTGAGAAGAGTGAAGCTGCTATTGCTGCAGCAATTGTTCATTCTGAATTCTTTAAAAGTAGAATACAAAAAAACTCTTCTTCTAGTTCAAACTGGAAATACAAGTTGGATTGA
- a CDS encoding AAA family ATPase produces the protein MWSEKYRPQIISDMVGNEEARAAITEWFVKWKKGTKPLLLVGPPGIGKTTIAYLVAKQFGYDMIGLNASDVRSKSRINEILMPVLGNVSVLGTPMIFVDEVDGIHGRSDYGGASALVDILKEPTVPIVLAANSDDSDKMKSIKKVVKTIQFKKIPPRLLRVYLENILKKQSAKLSPGSLIKVIDKSKGDVRSMINLTQSLVTGFNPQTDQSFESVNVEDGVNAFFKANSIEEARSVLYSMQIDPREKINAFYSSIITSELDSKTLAKYLEIISTADMLFGRIMKTQNWRLLRYLNDTLIKLYQNDDRIRYSKYNLSWPLLNRIRWDGAKIKSLSNVMARKLHLSSSSFVTLCLPYVLFCIKNKTLELELEETFGDIIEKEIELIK, from the coding sequence ATGTGGTCTGAAAAATACCGACCTCAGATAATTTCTGATATGGTTGGAAATGAAGAAGCCCGGGCAGCAATAACTGAATGGTTTGTAAAATGGAAAAAAGGCACAAAGCCATTACTTTTAGTTGGTCCTCCTGGAATTGGAAAAACTACCATTGCATATCTTGTTGCTAAACAATTCGGTTATGATATGATTGGACTTAATGCCAGTGATGTTAGAAGTAAATCAAGAATAAATGAAATTCTCATGCCTGTTTTAGGAAATGTGAGTGTTTTGGGAACTCCGATGATTTTTGTGGATGAAGTAGATGGTATTCATGGTAGAAGTGATTATGGTGGAGCATCTGCACTAGTTGATATTTTAAAAGAACCTACGGTCCCAATTGTTCTTGCTGCAAACAGTGATGATTCTGATAAAATGAAAAGTATCAAAAAAGTTGTAAAAACAATTCAATTTAAAAAAATTCCTCCTCGATTATTGAGAGTGTATCTTGAAAATATTTTGAAAAAACAAAGTGCAAAACTTAGTCCTGGTTCATTAATCAAAGTGATTGATAAATCTAAAGGTGATGTTCGTTCAATGATTAATCTTACACAGTCTTTAGTAACTGGATTCAATCCTCAAACTGATCAATCTTTTGAAAGTGTTAATGTGGAAGATGGGGTAAATGCTTTCTTTAAAGCAAATTCAATTGAAGAAGCTCGTAGTGTTCTTTATTCTATGCAAATTGATCCACGGGAAAAAATTAATGCATTCTATTCTAGTATTATTACTAGTGAATTAGATTCCAAAACTCTTGCAAAATATTTAGAAATAATATCTACTGCAGATATGCTTTTTGGAAGAATAATGAAAACTCAAAATTGGAGATTACTTAGATATCTGAATGATACTTTGATTAAATTATATCAAAATGATGATAGAATAAGATATTCTAAATACAATTTATCGTGGCCTTTACTAAATAGAATTCGTTGGGATGGTGCAAAAATAAAGTCACTATCAAATGTTATGGCAAGAAAATTACATTTATCTTCTAGTTCTTTTGTAACTTTATGTTTGCCATATGTTTTATTTTGTATCAAAAATAAAACTCTAGAATTGGAATTGGAAGAAACATTTGGAGATATTATTGAAAAGGAGATTGAACTAATAAAATGA
- a CDS encoding NADH-quinone oxidoreductase subunit B, translating into MLKDLVTPENANVFIGKLGDILEKAIDKPLGYAINWGRIWSLWPVHIETACCSVEFGAASSPRYDVERFGIIEAFGSLRQCDLVVVQGTITRKMAPRLRLVYDQMPEPKYVIAMGACAITGGLYFDSYNVLPGIDGVIPVDVYVPGCPPRPETLIQGCMLLQEKIKRMKARKFV; encoded by the coding sequence TTGCTTAAAGATTTAGTTACACCAGAAAACGCAAATGTCTTTATCGGAAAGTTAGGAGACATTTTAGAAAAAGCAATTGATAAACCATTGGGCTATGCCATTAACTGGGGTAGAATTTGGTCACTCTGGCCTGTTCACATTGAAACAGCTTGTTGCAGTGTAGAATTTGGTGCAGCATCAAGTCCACGATATGATGTTGAAAGATTTGGTATCATTGAAGCATTTGGTTCACTAAGACAATGTGATCTTGTAGTTGTACAAGGAACCATTACAAGAAAAATGGCACCACGTCTCAGATTAGTTTATGATCAAATGCCAGAACCAAAGTATGTAATTGCTATGGGAGCTTGTGCAATTACTGGAGGTTTGTATTTTGATTCATACAATGTACTTCCAGGAATTGATGGAGTTATTCCAGTTGATGTCTATGTTCCAGGTTGCCCACCTAGACCTGAAACTCTTATCCAAGGATGTATGTTATTGCAAGAAAAAATTAAGAGAATGAAGGCTAGGAAGTTTGTATAA
- a CDS encoding redoxin domain-containing protein, with protein MTLNVGDIAPGFELADTELKMRNLDEFKGGKIVLSFIVAASSPVCEVELCSFRDSWKEISNLGAKVIAISNDGPFANKAFAEKNNFNFPLLADYTSKTIRDYDILMPDLLHIKDYNAAKRSVFIINEDGKIGYKWVSEDPLKEPNYEEIKNFLK; from the coding sequence ATGACATTAAATGTAGGAGACATCGCTCCAGGTTTTGAACTTGCAGACACCGAATTAAAAATGAGGAATTTGGATGAATTTAAAGGCGGAAAAATAGTATTATCATTCATAGTTGCAGCAAGTTCTCCTGTATGTGAAGTTGAACTTTGTTCATTTAGAGATTCTTGGAAAGAAATTTCAAATTTAGGAGCTAAAGTCATAGCAATTAGTAATGACGGTCCATTTGCAAACAAGGCTTTTGCAGAAAAAAACAACTTTAACTTTCCATTATTAGCAGATTATACCAGTAAAACAATTCGAGATTACGATATTTTGATGCCTGATTTACTTCACATTAAAGATTACAATGCTGCAAAGCGTTCAGTTTTCATTATCAATGAAGATGGAAAAATTGGTTACAAATGGGTTTCAGAAGATCCATTAAAAGAACCAAACTATGAAGAAATTAAAAATTTCTTAAAATAA
- a CDS encoding NADH-quinone oxidoreductase subunit D yields MTFILPPGLALQKVDERIMTLNVGPQHPGSGHMRIIVQIDGDYIVGCDPDPGYVHRGEEKMAEYRNYITNIPHLERPVIHDSCNVLYPYVLGAEELLGIEVPERAKYVRVIASELNRCIYIMYWLAIYGIFLGHSTMFMWPAGDRELLIDLMEKMTGARVTHAHFVPGGVRNDLPPNFEDVCLRQVNYFEKRIKEYAAIFYDNPILIARTRDTGVLSKQDAIRYGTTGSVLRASGVDYDLRVKEPYDVYDELDVHTNVMKEGDSYARSKIPWLDMLESCNIIRQALQKMPKSGSVRVKLKPNPKTKGLESVYKRVESGRGSLGCYIVSDAKAEPYRVKLSVPSFRNLIALPNLLKGEKLGNMPSVYWSLNYWPVEADR; encoded by the coding sequence ATGACTTTTATTTTACCTCCTGGATTAGCACTCCAAAAAGTTGACGAGAGAATAATGACTCTCAATGTTGGACCACAACATCCAGGTTCAGGTCACATGAGAATTATTGTTCAAATTGATGGCGATTACATTGTTGGATGTGATCCAGATCCAGGGTATGTACATCGTGGTGAGGAAAAGATGGCTGAATATAGAAACTACATTACAAATATTCCTCACTTAGAAAGACCTGTAATTCATGATTCATGTAATGTACTTTATCCATATGTTTTGGGAGCAGAAGAATTACTTGGAATCGAAGTTCCAGAACGGGCAAAATATGTTAGAGTAATTGCATCTGAATTAAACCGATGTATCTACATCATGTACTGGCTTGCAATTTATGGAATCTTTTTGGGTCACTCTACAATGTTTATGTGGCCCGCAGGAGATCGTGAACTCTTAATTGATCTTATGGAAAAAATGACTGGTGCTAGAGTAACACATGCACATTTTGTTCCAGGTGGAGTTAGAAATGATTTACCACCAAACTTTGAAGATGTCTGTTTACGACAAGTAAACTATTTTGAAAAACGTATCAAAGAATATGCAGCAATCTTTTATGATAACCCTATTCTCATTGCAAGAACTAGAGATACTGGTGTTTTATCAAAACAGGATGCAATTCGATATGGAACAACCGGCTCTGTACTTCGAGCCAGTGGTGTTGATTATGATCTTAGAGTAAAGGAACCATATGATGTCTATGATGAATTAGATGTTCATACCAACGTAATGAAAGAAGGTGATTCTTATGCAAGATCTAAAATTCCATGGCTTGACATGTTAGAAAGTTGTAATATTATTAGACAAGCATTACAAAAAATGCCAAAGTCAGGCTCAGTTAGAGTAAAACTAAAACCAAATCCAAAAACCAAAGGACTTGAATCTGTTTACAAGCGTGTAGAGTCTGGTAGAGGCTCTTTAGGTTGCTATATTGTATCTGATGCTAAAGCAGAACCATACAGAGTAAAGTTGAGTGTCCCATCTTTTAGAAATCTGATTGCATTACCAAATCTTCTCAAAGGAGAAAAACTAGGTAACATGCCATCAGTTTATTGGAGTCTAAATTATTGGCCAGTGGAGGCAGACCGATAA
- a CDS encoding inositol monophosphatase family protein: MEVLEILREASNRIYKNVKDLAGTNDAAGDFGVGAGGDISRNIDIVAEKTVLDYLKEINFECIVLGEECGRVELSKNPKGFVIMDAIDGSANAVRGVPFFCSSLAFATENKLSSITDGVITNLSNGEMYWASKNKGAFYNNKQIKVHKKDPIYKIVGINTSGSSIELMNKLHPIFENYNHTRHFGANALEMAMFARGLMDIFIDLRNKIRIQDIAAGYVIVKEAGGMLLDANLNPLDTDLSYETRVSFIAAANQEILDEIMSQINS, from the coding sequence ATGGAAGTATTAGAAATTCTTCGTGAAGCTTCAAACCGAATTTATAAAAATGTGAAAGATCTTGCAGGGACAAATGATGCTGCAGGGGATTTTGGTGTAGGAGCAGGTGGAGATATTTCAAGAAACATTGACATTGTTGCTGAAAAAACTGTTTTAGATTATCTAAAAGAAATTAACTTCGAGTGTATAGTATTAGGTGAAGAATGTGGACGAGTTGAATTATCTAAAAATCCAAAAGGATTTGTCATCATGGATGCAATAGATGGTTCTGCAAATGCAGTGAGAGGCGTTCCTTTTTTCTGTAGTTCATTAGCATTTGCAACAGAAAATAAGCTTAGTTCAATTACAGATGGTGTTATTACAAATCTTTCAAACGGTGAAATGTATTGGGCATCTAAAAATAAAGGTGCATTTTATAACAATAAACAAATTAAAGTTCATAAAAAAGATCCAATCTACAAAATAGTTGGAATTAACACATCAGGCTCATCAATTGAATTAATGAATAAATTACATCCAATTTTTGAAAATTATAATCATACTAGACATTTTGGTGCAAATGCACTTGAAATGGCAATGTTTGCAAGAGGACTAATGGATATTTTTATTGATTTAAGAAATAAAATTAGAATTCAAGATATTGCAGCAGGATATGTAATTGTTAAAGAGGCAGGAGGAATGTTACTAGATGCAAATTTGAATCCACTTGATACAGATCTAAGTTATGAAACAAGAGTTTCTTTCATTGCTGCTGCAAATCAAGAAATTCTTGATGAAATAATGTCACAAATCAATAGTTAA
- a CDS encoding NADH-quinone oxidoreductase subunit A, with the protein MFGFAVVAMAPALIISRMISPRKRSNPVKFLPMECGQVPTGEGRTHFMMQYYPYILMFVVFDVMAIFLYAWGSALLEIPKMATLPMMGFLAIMFGAMAFALYQSGRRRIW; encoded by the coding sequence ATGTTTGGCTTTGCCGTAGTAGCAATGGCTCCAGCTTTAATTATTTCAAGAATGATTTCTCCACGAAAGAGAAGTAATCCAGTAAAATTCCTCCCAATGGAATGTGGACAAGTTCCAACAGGTGAAGGTAGAACTCATTTCATGATGCAGTATTACCCGTATATTCTGATGTTTGTAGTATTTGATGTGATGGCAATTTTCTTGTATGCATGGGGTAGTGCACTATTGGAAATTCCAAAGATGGCAACTTTGCCGATGATGGGATTTTTAGCTATTATGTTTGGAGCAATGGCATTTGCTTTGTATCAATCTGGGAGACGAAGAATATGGTAG